From Pyrenophora tritici-repentis strain M4 chromosome 1, whole genome shotgun sequence, the proteins below share one genomic window:
- a CDS encoding CDC14, protein-tyrosine phosphatase gives MATLPPVFDSTNTFAGPRLHASYSTAPVPVSRLETHAPAMSASPTITHSADLPTLKRPFSIPNSSFPCKKFDQSSLHCPNPPDTSSHHPRWSRNTGARCPRLATHTRTQRPSMVQTSSRTFMPMPSFGAVFGGDHHHKNHADGSNVVRPATSPNTNSGAPFSSFHIHSDSRDSTSTASSDNSPTTTISTMDSSSVTDPSPGVSPESPLAKTITPSSFVADFRSRRSEVPSGEPSPNNFFELQRPTTPAKKPRNLKNLGINTASSLGNLRAHNPAPPAVAPKEKNSSAPPSPLFIKPPTPPKRRPSNLSLTISTPGSTENKPVRLLIPSTPSFNRPPLRHFQSSPSLPLCSPGKSLMGAMQLPPLRPVVPKQTGLSEVPFEMEEEEDQEPNFDIPQSREEKPAAYPNGPICIYEAGVYLYFEPTAVQATTFDVIINVASEVKNPFTNTTAESQKDIDARRIDGPPAENVDFTTLSQRPKQSFGMGDASPTTPKATAPVMQTIQPREVVIDGKTYKTPEYIHMPWEHNTDIVPDLHKLVKMIDERVQRGKRVLIHCQCGVSRSASLIVAYGLYKDPQMSVQEAYDKAKKRSKWIGPNMNLIMQLQEFRNSLLRQNESRSYHNQAYGRRSAGLPTARSGGASKYPYDRDSGSGPRTPRTAPLPPDSDISMQRASTGNIMAISPGPLSAPSGAFSTGFRRSWDSSPAHFELPSPSTPAAQNTTPYVDPKGHVVPVLSVTSNDLPTIQTEDASHDDDSPPQDGSVRLSQVPNFSRQLPLRQSYSNDEGTPYETNERHLAPLRPFGLEPLRSPAVGGFSLPPLKSPAVANFNIPPLKSPAVPNFDVTPFASHGSSDSEIMSPIKTTFDDSWPAGYDLDNHSPVSDPQEPSNLTPLMSPRVSEFFASNSNHAEPPEITSPITTSFPKDVFGSTGGTLDEDLKSPRATEFHMTPLKPRPAADEDPFGLTSPTRADFNPFDRPSITAIKHMEAEERRPSFQAILPPAHQTFNGFASLDGTAQTFPTFQAPISLSTSTPKHNLEAEARIDSLSSSPEKHTLAPIKAHTTMPGTFPKAPTTPKTPSQTFLSTPAKAIRTRFSSPNMREQRKLQKLQTEIQSRLPPVPQHAADDLDALMSPRAEEFTRNPFHFELRSPTDDASPVSSNETIKDGRNGHSVWEEPLPRQWTPEKATVDPRSPVQTGSSPIVRNIWDVL, from the coding sequence CCAACGACCCAGCATGGTTCAAACGAGCTCGCGGACATTCATGCCCATGCCCTCCTTCGGCGCTGTGTTTGGAGGAGACCATCACCACAAGAACCATGCAGATGGCAGCAATGTAGTACGGCCTGCAACAAGCCCAAACACAAACTCGGGCGCTCCCTTTTCTTCTTTTCACATTCACAGCGACAGTCGTGATAGCACATCGACGGCCTCTTCAGACAACTCGCCTACTACAACAATCTCGACCATGGATTCATCGTCTGTCACAGATCCGTCGCCAGGCGTGTCGCCTGAGTCGCCTCTTGCGAAAACAATAACGCCTTCCTCGTTCGTGGCCGACTTTCGATCGCGGAGATCAGAGGTGCCGTCTGGAGAACCGTCGCCGAATAACTTCTTCGAGCTGCAACGGCCTACGACACCCGCGAAGAAGCCCCGTAACCTCAAGAATCTTGGTATCAACACGGCATCTTCTCTTGGCAACTTGCGTGCTCACAACCCAGCTCCCCCAGCAGTAGCTCCCAAGGAGAAGAACAGCTCGGCGCCACCGTCACCGCTCTTCATCAAGCCACCGACGCCGCCCAAAAGACGGCCATCGAACCTGAGCTTGACGATATCGACCCCCGGTAGCACAGAGAACAAGCCTGTACGACTCCTCATACCGTCTACGCCGTCCTTCAACCGACCGCCTCTTCGCCATTTTCAGTCTTCCCCGTCATTACCGTTATGTTCGCCAGGTAAGAGCCTGATGGGCGCCATGCAGTTGCCCCCTCTGCGCCCGGTCGTGCCCAAGCAAACTGGCCTCAGCGAAGTCCCGTTCGAGatggaagaagaggaggatcAAGAACCGAACTTTGACATTCCTCAATCCCGCGAGGAGAAGCCAGCAGCGTACCCCAACGGACCCATTTGCATTTACGAGGCCGGCGTATATCTCTACTTCGAACCTACAGCTGTGCAGGCTACAACCTTTGATGTGATTATCAACGTTGCAAGCGAAGTAAAAAATCCATTCACCAACACGACTGCGGAATCGCAAAAAGACATTGATGCCAGGCGCATAGATGGTCCACCAGCAGAGAACGTTGATTTTACTACCCTTTCACAGCGTCCCAAGCAGTCTTTTGGCATGGGAGATGCCTCGCCAACCACGCCCAAGGCTACGGCGCCGGTCATGCAAACAATCCAGCCACGCGAGGTTGTCATTGACGGCAAGACTTACAAGACACCAGAATACATCCACATGCCATGGGAACACAATACCGACATTGTCCCCGACCTGCATAAGTTGGTGAAGATGATAGACGAGAGAGTACAGCGAGGAAAACGGGTACTTATCCATTGCCAGTGTGGTGTGAGTCGTTCTGCTAGTTTGATCGTGGCTTACGGTTTATACAAAGACCCGCAAATGAGCGTGCAAGAAGCGTATGACAAGGCGAAAAAGCGAAGCAAGTGGATTGGACCAAACATGAACCTTATCATGCAACTTCAAGAATTCCGCAATAGCTTATTAAGGCAAAACGAAAGCCGCTCGTATCACAATCAGGCATATGGACGACGATCTGCTGGCCTCCCCACTGCCAGATCTGGAGGAGCGAGCAAATATCCTTATGACCGAGATAGCGGATCGGGACCACGCACGCCGCGGACAGCACCACTCCCGCCTGACAGCGACATCAGCATGCAGCGGGCGAGCACAGGAAACATCATGGCGATATCGCCGGGGCCCTTGTCGGCACCGAGTGGCGCTTTCTCCACCGGATTCCGTCGGTCCTGGGATTCCAGTCCAGCTCACTTCGAGCTTCCGTCTCCATCTACACCTGCTGCCCAAAATACCACACCATATGTTGATCCCAAGGGCCACGTTGTACCTGTTCTCTCAGTAACGAGTAACGACTTGCCAACCATTCAAACCGAAGATGCTTCTCACGACGACGATTCACCGCCTCAAGATGGTTCCGTTAGGCTTTCGCAGGTTCCGAACTTTTCTCGTCAACTACCACTCCGACAGTCATACAGCAACGATGAGGGCACACCGTATGAAACTAATGAGAGACACCTAGCACCTCTACGACCATTTGGTTTGGAGCCACTCCGATCACCTGCTGTAGGTGGCTTTAGCCTTCCTCCGCTCAAGTCACCTGCTGTAGCGAACTTCAACATACCCCCACTCAAGTCGCCTGCTGTACCGAATTTCGACGTAACCCCCTTCGCATCCCATGGGTCATCGGATTCCGAGATTATGTCACCGATCAAGACTACTTTCGACGATTCATGGCCAGCGGGCTACGATCTGGATAACCATTCCCCCGTGTCTGATCCACAGGAGCCTAGCAATCTGACCCCACTCATGTCACCACGAGTTTCCGAGTTCTTTGCGTCAAACAGTAACCATGCGGAGCCGCCTGAGATCACGTCACCAATTACAACCAGCTTCCCCAAGGATGTTTTTGGCAGCACCGGCGGTACTTTGGATGAAGACCTAAAATCTCCTCGGGCCACGGAATTCCATATGACTCCATTGAAACCAAGGCCAGCAGCAGACGAGGATCCGTTCGGCTTAACATCACCAACTAGAGCCGACTTCAATCCGTTCGACAGGCCCAGTATCACAGCTATCAAGCACATGGAAGCCGAGGAGCGGCGCCCTTCCTTCCAGGCTATATTGCCGCCTGCTCACCAGACGTTTAACGGGTTTGCATCGCTTGATGGTACTGCACAGACCTTTCCTACCTTCCAGGCTCCTATATCGCTCTCTACGTCTACACCAAAACACAATCTCGAGGCCGAGGCACGGATCGACAGTCTCAGCAGTTCTCCTGAGAAACACACTTTAGCTCCTATCAAAGCGCATACAACGATGCCTGGAACGTTTCCCAAAGCACCGACCACGCCCAAGACCCCCAGCCAGACCTTCCTCTCGACTCCCGCCAAGGCTATCCGAACGAGGTTCTCTTCGCCCAACATGCGAGAGCAACGGAAATTGCAAAAACTACAGACCGAAATTCAGTCAAGGCTACCGCCCGTTCCGCAGCATGCCGCGGATGACCTCGACGCACTGATGTCACCGCGCGCAGAGGAGTTCACACGAAACCCTTTTCACTTCGAACTGCGGTCTCCTACAGATGATGCAAGTCCGGTATCATCAAACGAGACAATCAAGGACGGTCGAAATGGCCACAGCGTGTGGGAGGAGCCTTTGCCGCGGCAGTGGACTCCAGAAAAGGCTACTGTTGACCCCCGGAGTCCCGTCCAGACGGGCAGTAGTCCCATTGTTCGGAACATCTGGGACGTACTGTGA
- a CDS encoding DnaJ, DnaJ-class molecular chaperone with C-terminal Zn finger domain protein — protein sequence MDSETTPDHYKALGVDKQADAATIKSTYRKLVLKCHPDKVTDPALKEQKQEEFHQIQQAYECLSDEQKRSAYDTLLTVEKLRREKAARGPAPRDKNARFDVPTPSGARYTTEDRVPSQHTSDDRYHQGRDQDRSRAEREKPRVKEVRPERKLPVVDDDSSEDEKGHYEAGYKLRTEQERRKTEERRSYEEPPHTVPAHRKMSVQAEEALRYQHKSRAQVEEEMARPSPQRAPSRDYYTAEPRPVRRESSRPEPVRRSSARPGKDRPSMSRRETDRTDRGIPEVMEWAEERRTEERRPPLFKQSTSSPIELGRNVPQRSYTERLPRHGENIPAPPAFHRSSTMPSVHSSSSRRKESAGPRPSGLREGVTSEQYSSPERDAFPTVPPPQTPAGVKTTYYYPVSGGGVSVRPEEIPNSAPRHVVREPKPRHRSPSPLGKPPIGANRHVEPMASYKTAPRPSMSSRTESSRNISPIRGSEERGRSARQYGELGNEPRHRP from the exons ATGGATTCAGAAACCACGCCCGATCATTACAAGGCCCTAGGCGTCGACAAACAAGCCGACGCCGCTACCATCAAGTCGACGTATCGCAAACTCGTCCTCAAGTGCCATCCGGACAAGGTCACCGATCCTGCCTTGAAAGAACAGAAGCAGGAGGAGTTCCATCAGATCCAGCAGGCCTACGAATGCCTCAGCGACGAGCAGAAGCGGTCTGCATACGACACGCTTCTGACGGTCGAGAAGCTGCGCAGGGAAAAGGCGGCGAGAGGACCCGCACCCCGCGACAAGAACGCACGCTTCGATGTCCCCACACCGAGCGGTGCGCGCTACACTACCGAAGACCGCGTGCCCTCGCAGCACACCAGTGACGACCGCTACCACCAAGGACGCGACC AGGACCGCTCCCGAGCAGAACGCGAGAAGCCCCGCGTCAAGGAGGTCCGACCCGAACGCAAGCTCCCCGTCGTAGATGATGACTCGTCAGAAGACGAAAAAGGCCACTACGAGGCGGGGTACAAGCTGCGTACCGAACAGGAACGCCGCAAGACAGAAGAGCGCCGGTCCTATGAGGAGCCTCCCCACACTGTGCCCGCACACCGCAAGATGAGTGTACAAGCAGAGGAGGCACTTCGGTACCAACACAAGTCGCGCGCACAGGTTGAAGAGGAGATGGCTCGCCCTTCGCCCCAGAGGGCTCCTTCACGCGATTACTATACCGCTGAACCTCGACCTGTCCGACGTGAATCTTCGCGGCCCGAGCCTGTTCGCAGGTCATCTGCCCGCCCGGGCAAAGACCGACCTTCCATGTCCCGCCGTGAAACTGATCGAACCGATCGCGGCATCCCCGAGGTTATGGAGTGGGCCGAAGAGAGGCGCACTGAGGAAAGGCGACCACCCCTGTTCAAGCAGTCGACTTCGTCACCTATCGAACTTGGTCGTAATGTTCCGCAGCGCTCATACACTGAGCGACTACCCCGACATGGCGAGAACATCCCAGCACCACCTGCATTCCATCGCTCTTCCACAATGCCCTCGGTCCACTCGTCGTCTTCGCGCAGGAAAGAGTCTGCTGGTCCCCGCCCATCTGGCCTACGCGAGGGTGTGACAAGCGAACAGTACAGTAGCCCCGAAAGGGATGCTTTCCCCACCGTACCGCCACCACAGACCCCAGCTGGTGTCAAGACTACATACTACTATCCCGTCTCTGGCGGTGGCGTATCTGTCCGACCAGAAGAGATACCTAACTCAGCCCCTCGCCACGTCGTCCGCGAACCGAAACCCCGCCACCGCTCTCCGTCACCACTCGGCAAGCCTCCCATCGGCGCCAACCGTCATGTAGAACCTATGGCTTCCTACAAGACTGCGCCACGGCCAAGCATGTCGAGTCGCACCGAATCTTCCCGCAACATCTCACCTATCCGTGGCTCCGAAGAACGCGGACGCTCCGCAAGGCAATATGGCGAACTCGGCAACGAGCCGCGCCACAGA CCGTAG
- a CDS encoding Metallophos multi-domain protein, which produces MAGGRKTRVVCISDTHNQTPKLPRGDVLIHAGDLTNQGSYSELKKTVEWLERQDFEAKIVVAGNHDIALDGPFFRHNSQSWKWPSPQDAGMCRKLLTESTSITYLENAATQIRLTSGACFTVFGSPCTPKQGTWAFQYAGNQEAECVWSRIPDGVDVVVTHTPPKGHCDGTAEGLTDKREGCPSLLKRLSQVRPKLNICGHIHGGWGVETVRWRLTPDDVSGNLVEDVAFWNEPGASSKKLFLVDLTIKSRAGRSLGCDASLTRQRKPDSLQDGTRGQPDASLAPDDKTAHQPRSGGERLVSSGRLADAGLGNNEALWGGGQAHVSGVGHGRPDEATQGPDDRDERGTCSDTDGDGQGARTETTVVNAAYLGPRVGGRAVGYHKPIVVDMEFTVVGTRTNDQPPHLELDGLGS; this is translated from the exons ATGGCTGGGGGGCGCAAAACGCGGGTAGTGTGCATATCGGATACGCATAATCAGACGCCCAAGCTGCCGCGCGGCGATGTGTTGATTCATGCTGGGGATTTGACGAACCAGGGGAGTTATAGTGAATTGAAGAAGACGGTTGAGTGGCTCGAGAGGCAGGATTTCGAGGCCAAGATTGTGGTTGCCG GAAACCACGATATCGCGCTCGATGGACCCTTTTTTCGTCATAACTCACAGTCATGGAAGTGGCCTAGTCCCCAAGATGCAGGCATGTGTAGGAAATTGTTGACAGAGTCGACATCGATTACCTATCTTGAGAACGCGGCTACGCAGATCAGGCTCACTTCGGGCGCGTGCTTCACGGTATTTGGTAGTCCGTGTACTCCCAAACAGGGTACATGGGCATTTCAGTATGCTGGTAACCAGGAAGCAGAGTGCGTGTGGAGTAGGATACCAGACGGCGTGGATGTAGTCGTGACACATACACCGCCCAAGGGGCACTGCGATGGGACAGCAGAGGGATTGACAGATAAAAGGGAAGGATGTCCCTCGCTGCTGAAGAGGTTGTCGCAGGTAAGACCCAAGCTGAACATATGCGGTCATATCCACGGTGGATGGGGCGTGGAGACAGTGCGATGGAGATTGACGCCAGACGATGTTAGTGGCAATCTAGTCGAGGACGTAGCGTTCTGGAACGAGCCAGGAGCCAGCAGCAAGAAACTTTTCCTGGTCGACCTGACGATCAAATCGAGAGCAGGGCGCAGTTTGGGCTGCGATGCAAGTTTGACACGTCAACGGAAGCCTGACTCGCTGCAAGACGGCACTCGAGGCCAGCCTGATGCGTCTCTTGCACCAGATGATAAGACGGCACATCAGCCTCGATCCGGTGGTGAGAGGCTTGTGTCGTCAGGGAGGCTTGCTGATGCTGGCCTGGGAAACAATGAAGCGTTGTGGGGTGGTGGGCAGGCGCACGTGAGCGGCGTGGGACATGGTCGACCTGACGAGGCTACGCAGGGTCCTGACGACAGGGACGAGAGGGGCACATGTTCTGACACTGACGGTGATGGGCAAGGCGCGCGTACCGAGACTACAGTAGTGAACGCAGCGTATCTGGGCCCGAGGGTGGGCGGCAGAGCAGTTGGGTACCACAAGCCGATTGTCGTCGACATGGAGTTTACCGTTGTTGGAACCAGAACGAACGATCAGCCGCCTCATCTAGAACTAGATGGGCTGGGAAGTTAG
- a CDS encoding Tymo-45kd-70kd domain containing protein yields the protein MASSTDESSEYDSGPRSRMEDYHAAHSGRGAPAPVTPGTDTEKEDLFLNIAADTGPKQLRPSEAATRVERLKSRVARVNSSRQSLPSALHSPSPVQLNSTATPTTSRIPVEPRSSALRRSSFLPTPSRAYERSSNSPAPDAAPRTRDLSHKASFTSTRRDSELSPRDFLAQFSAARRSSQPDVQHTPPSRTPVQPYRPSNLSHEPRTPHVETSFEAGSRADGTESHGSTGPAASVWDELDELKSRIRKIEMGGKIPSTSGAIVSQASQASAERPRTANTSATTVSSSPNQQRKSNLSPSESSVSTQAPPSANKAHPLLRDALSKARQHVSPAVYRSLEATAQEALALAEMSGSGGPQGTLHSASSIINGSVVSDRQVRRKADNLCRSLTELCIAMCDTKTGLSSPAFRSTQATISRRPSVQINGDSPTIRQSIEPESNTLNGVSPSRALSRIEARRTSMLIADSNGSQRGNSQEPYDDRQTPSRLQRAGTSLHRTRESVDEDEQDPIFRAPSRAMTSVDFRARQTDNNRFNGGRQYTSREQMPDLQPSPALQSSASLRRPSISSTPSNERSSLLFRDQSRYGHNLGREGSPVIYDKPMSGGLRARAQLSVARNPNNRHSVGGMADIGRN from the exons ATGGCGAGCTCTACTGATGAGTCGTCCGAATACGACTCTGGCCCTCGCAGCCGCATGGAAGACTACCACGCCGCCCACAGCGGACGGGGAGCGCCTGCACCTGTCACCCCGGGCACCGACACTGAGAAGGAGGATCTGTTTCTGAATATTGCCGCCGACACTGGGCCGAAGCAGCTGCGACCTTCCGAAGCTGCGACGCGCGTGGAGAGATTGAAGTCCCGGGTTGCTAGAGTCAACAGCAGCCGCCAGTCGCTTCCCTCCGCTCTTCACTCCCCTTCGCCAGTGCAATTAAACTCTACTGCGACTCCAACAACTAGCCGAATCCCTGTGGAACCCCGGTCATCGGCCCTGCGGCGTTCCTCGTTCCTGCCCACCCCGTCCAGAGCATATGAGCGATCGTCAAACTCGCCTGCGCCGGACGCCGCACCTCGCACGCGCGATCTCTCCCACAAGGCATCTTTTACCTCGACGCGGAGAGATTCGGAGCTTTCCCCGCGCGATTTCCTCGCCCAGTTCTCCGCCGCCAGACGATCATCCCAGCCAGACGTGCAACACACGCCACCAAGCCGCACCCCAGTCCAGCCCTACCGGCCCTCCAACTTGTCACATGAGCCGCGGACGCCCCACGTGGAGACGTCGTTTGAAGCCGGGTCACGCGCCGACGGCACCGAGTCGCACGGCTCTACAGGCCCCGCTGCCTCTGTATGGGACGAGCTAGACGAACTAAAGTCCAGGATACGCAAGATTGAAATGGGGGGCAAGATACCCTCGACATCTGGCGCCATTGTATCTCAGGCTTCGCAGGCGTCGGCCGAGCGCCCGCGGACAGCAAACACTTCCGCCACAACAGTATCCTCTTCTCCAAACCAACAGCGAAAGTCCAACCTGTCTCCTTCAGAATCCAGCGTCAGCACCCAGGCGCCGCCTAGTGCCAATAAGGCCCACCCTCTGTTGCGGGACGCTCTCAGCAAAGCTAGACAGCATGTATCTCCCGCCGTATACCGCTCGCTAGAAGCGACGGCCCAGGAGGCGCTGGCGTTGGCAGAAATGAGTGGTAGCGGTGGGCCTCAGGGCACTCTTCATTCCGCTAGCTCAATTATCAACGGTTCTGTCGTATCTGACCGGCAGGTTCGTCGCAAGGCCGATAATCTTTGCCGTAGCCTGACGGAGCTTTGCATTGCCATGTGTGACACCAAAACAGGCCTCTCCAGCCCAGCCTTCCGATCAACCCAAGCTACAATCTCGCGCCGTCCGAGCGTGCAGATCAATGGCGACTCTCCGACAATACGACAAAGTATCGAACCGGAGAGCAATACCCTGAACGGAGTCAGTCCTAGTAGAGCACTATCGCGCATAGAGGCTCGAAGAACTAGCATGCTTATAGCTGACTCCAATGGTTCCCAACGAGGAAACAGCCAGGAACCTTACGACGACAGACAAACTCCATCACGACTACAGCGAGCAGGCACAAGTCTTCATCGAACACGTGAGAGTGTCGATGAAGATGAACAGGATCCCATCTTCCGTGCGCCGTCCCGAGCCATGACCTCCGTCGACTTTAGGGCACGACAAACAGACAACAACAGATTCAATGGCGGCAGGCAGTACACCTCCCGTGAACAAATGCCTGATCTACAGCCATCACCTGCACTCCAGAGTAGTGCGAGCCTTCGACGACCCAGTATCTCAAGTACACCATCAAATGAGCGTAGTAGTCTCCTTTTCCGGGATCAGAGTCGTTATGGTCACAATCTGGGTCGTGAAGGCTCCCCGGTCATCTACGACAAACCCATGTCTGGAGGCCTGCGAGCCAGAGCACAATTGAGTGTAGCCCGAAACCCGAACAACCGACACTCAGTCGGTGGCATGGCAGACATTGGCCGTAAT TGA
- a CDS encoding SKIP-SNW multi-domain protein: MSVATLSKSLPKPKYSGEEEDLTNSTRVLSSEQYEAHVVKKQNGPPAYGSRQSWRPRAPEDFGDGGAFPEVHVAQYPLDMGKKGTPSTSNALVRRVDGEGKTKYDEIARRGHGDSRIVQASFKDLIPLRQQADAGQLDLSRPSQEVVQATKEKTEQALMALVAGQTAAQRPKNVQGRKNDEPTFVRYTPTAQMGEAQGKTRIFKIQQRQIDPMEPPKFKHKRIPRGPPSPPPPVLHSPPRKLTAEDQEMWKIPPPISNWKNPKGYTVPLDKRLAADGRGLQDITINDKFAQFGEALQAADRHAREEVKQRALMQQRLAEKEKLQKEEHLRNLAKQAREERANASRRRSQSDSDTDSEEEAVRKRMDARKERREDFQRELRQSRMGTERKIQMLAREQNRDISEKVALGLAKPTSGGESMYDSRLFNQTSGFNTGFNEDNHYDKPLFAAQDAISSIYRPSVQQDDGEDEGETYDRITKSSKFEVLGRAKGGFKGADLQEAREGPVEFEKDTDDPFNISQMINEVRGEKSNEKTGEKRYGIQEPEGRSAKRARVDDDSD, from the coding sequence ATGTCCGTCGCAACTCTATCCAAGTCCCTGCCCAAGCCGAAATATTCGGGCGAGGAAGAGGACCTCACCAACAGCACGCGCGTCTTGAGCTCCGAGCAGTACGAAGCCCACGTCGTGAAGAAGCAGAATGGCCCACCCGCATACGGCAGCAGGCAAAGCTGGCGGCCACGCGCGCCCGAGGATTTCGGCGATGGTGGCGCGTTTCCAGAAGTGCACGTCGCACAATATCCACTAGACATGGGAAAGAAGGGCACACCATCCACATCTAATGCTCTCGTGAGGAGGGTTGATGGCGAGGGCAAGACCAAGTATGATGAAATTGCCAGGCGGGGACACGGCGACTCGCGAATCGTGCAAGCGAGCTTCAAGGACTTGATCCCGCTGCGCCAGCAGGCGGATGCCGGCCAGCTGGACTTGTCGCGTCCGAGCCAGGAAGTAGTGCAGGCGACCAAGGAGAAGACTGAGCAAGCTCTCATGGCTCTGGTCGCTGGCCAAACTGCTGCTCAGCGACCCAAGAACGTCCAGGGCCGAAAGAATGACGAACCTACTTTCGTACGGTACACGCCGACTGCGCAGATGGGTGAAGCGCAGGGAAAGACACGCATCTTCAAGATTCAGCAAAGGCAAATTGATCCCATGGAACCGCCAAAGTTCAAGCACAAGCGTATCCCGCGCGGTCCGCCCTCGCCACCACCTCCTGTCCTCCACTCTCCACCGCGAAAGTTGACTGCTGAAGATCAAGAGATGTGGAAAATCCCGCCTCCCATCAGTAACTGGAAGAATCCCAAGGGTTACACAGTGCCTCTCGACAAGCGTCTGGCAGCCGATGGTCGAGGTCTTCAGGACATTACGATCAACGACAAATTTGCGCAGTTTGGCGAGGCACTACAAGCCGCAGATCGGCACGCGCGAGAGGAAGTCAAGCAGCGTGCGCTGATGCAACAACGACTGGCAGAGAAGGAGAAGCTACAGAAGGAGGAGCATCTGCGCAACCTTGCGAAACAGGCAAGAGAGGAGCGCGCTAATGCCTCACGACGACGATCCCAGAGTGATTCGGACACAGACTCGGAAGAAGAGGCAGTGCGGAAAAGAATGGACGCGCGCAAGGAACGCCGCGAGGATTTCCAGCGTGAGCTCCGCCAGTCGCGCATGGGTACCGAGCGCAAGATCCAGATGCTTGCACGGGAACAGAATCGCGACATCTCCGAGAAGGTCGCACTTGGCCTGGCAAAGCCTACTTCGGGCGGAGAGTCCATGTACGATTCCCGGCTGTTTAATCAAACCAGTGGTTTCAACACTGGGTTCAACGAGGACAACCACTATGATAAGCCTCTCTTTGCAGCGCAGGATGCTATTAGTAGCATCTATCGCCCGAGCGTACAACAAGATGACGGCGAAGACGAGGGGGAGACGTACGACAGGATCACCAAGTCAAGCAAGTTCGAAGTGCTAGGCAGGGCCAAGGGTGGTTTCAAGGGCGCTGATTTGCAAGAAGCTCGCGAAGGACCCGTAGAGTTTGAGAAAGATACCGATGATCCATTTAACATCAGCCAAATGATCAACGAGGTCCGTGGTGAGAAGAGTAACGAAAAGACGGGGGAAAAGAGGTATGGCATTCAGGAGCCCGAGGGCAGATCTGCCAAGCGTGCTAGGGTAGATGACGATAGCGATTGA